The Cutaneotrichosporon cavernicola HIS019 DNA, chromosome: 5 DNA segment TCGCCTCTCATGTTCAATAATTTGGTTCCGTTAATGCTGCACGTGACTTGCAATTCAACTTTTTGCACTCAAGAGTGGAGGTCACTGTACGATGGGTTGTGGGGAGCAAGGAGGAAGCAGGTGAGGGATTTCGGTGACTGGCGCACTCTGTAACACCACAAACTCATcatcaaccccaacccGCGCATCCGCAATGGCTGAGCCAACCTTTTTCCCGGCCCCGGCGACGGACCtcaccgtcctcctcctcggctcgggcggccgcgagcaCGCTCTCGCTTTCAAGCTCGCCCAGAGCCCCCGCGTCAAGCGCGTCCTCATTGCGCCGGGAAACGCAGGGACCGCCCTCATTGGCGGCAAGGTCCAGAACGTCGCGGTCCCCTGGGGTGGTAAAGCCGGCTACGACACCATTGTCAAGTACGCGcaggacgagcgcgtcgaccttgtcgtTCCGGGTCCCGAGCAGCCACTTGTCGACGGAGCGGAGGCGGTCTTCCGCAAGGGTGCGTTTCCCCAAATTCCCCGCTGATAACAGCCGGCATTGCCACCTTTGGGCCTTCGCCTGCCGCAGCCCTCCTTGAGGGCTCCAAGGCGCTCTCGAAGGACTTCATGGCGCGTCACAACATTCCCACTGCCGCGTTCAAGAACTTCACCAAGGACCAGTACGAGGACGCCGTTGCGTACATCAAgtcgtcgccgttctcGTCCGGCCGCTGCGTCATCAAGGCGTCGGGCCTTGCCGCAGGAAAGGGCGTCCTCATCCCCGCCGACAACGCTGAGGCGCTTGAGGCCCTCAAGACTGTCATGGTTGACAAGGAGTTtggcgacgccggcgacgaAGTCGTCATCGAAGAGTGCCTCGTCGGCCCGGAGATCTCCGTGCTGGCCTTCTCGGACGGCTACACCATTGTTCCCATGCCCGCCGCGCAGGACCACAAGCGCATCGGCGAGGGTGACACCGGTCTCAACACCGGCGGCATGGGTGCGTACGCGCCCGCGCCTGTGGCTACCCCCGAGATCATGAAGCAGGTCCTCAAGGAGTCCCTCGAGCCCACGCTCAAGGGCATGCGCCAGGACGGCCACCCCTTCGTCGGCATGCTCTTCACCGGCTTCATGCTCACCCGCGACGGACCCAAGGTCCTCGAGTACAACGTCCGCTTCGGTGACCCGGAGACGCAGGCGCTTatgctcctcctcgacgacgagactgacctcgccgaggtcatgCTTGCTTGTGTCGAGCGACGCCTCGACTCGGTCAAGCTCGGCTACCGCGAGGGCTTTGCCGTCTCCGTCGTCTGCGCTTCCGAGGGCTACCCCGGCTCGTACCCGAAGGGTGTCCCGATTACCATCGGCGAGACCCCCAAGGGTGTTGAGGTCTTCCACGCCGGCACTGgcctcaaggacggccagctcgtcaccgagggcggccgcgtccttgctgttgccgccgcggcgcctaccgtccgcgccgccgtcgacctcgcgtaCGAGGGCGTGAAGGCTGTCGAGTTCAAGGGCAAGACTATCCGCCGTGACATTGCCTACCGCGCTCTCACCGCCGACCTGTCGGGCCCCGCGCCTGCCCAGGGCCTCACATACGCCGCGGCAGgtgtcgatgtcgacgccggcaaCGCCCTTGTCGAGGCTATCAAGCCTGTCGTCAAGGCTACGCGTCGCCCTGGTGCTGACGGCGAGATCGGCGGCTTCGGTGGTGCCTTTGACCTCAAGGCCACCGGTTTCCGCGaccccgtcctcgtctcgGGAACAGACGGTGTCGGCACCAAGCTCCGCATTGCGCTCCAGCACAACAAGCACGACACGGTCGgcatcgacctcgtcgccatgtGCGTCAACGACCTCATCGTCCAGGGCGCTGAGCCCCTCTACTTCCTCGACTACTTTGCCACCTCGAAGCTGGAGGTTCCCATTGCCGCGGACGTCATCACCGGTATCGCGCGCGGCTGTCTCGAGTCGGGTTGTGCCCTTATCGGCGGCGAGACCGCTGAAATGCCCGGCATGTACCATGACGGTGACTACGACCTGGCCGGcttcgccgtcggcgctgcTGAGCGCGATGAGATGCTTCCCCGCAAGGACATACAGTCCGGCGACGTGCTCATCGGTCTCCCCTCGACTGGGCCGCACTCGAACGGCTTCTCGCTCATTCGCAAGGTCGTGTCCCTCAAGGGTCTCGACCTGGCCTCCCCCGCGCCTTGGGACGAGACCATGACAGTCGGCGactcgctcctcatccccacgCGCCTTTACATCAagcccctcctcccggGTATCCacgccaagctcttcaAGGGCATGAGCCACATcaccggcggcggcttcACGGAGAACATCCCCCGTGTGTTCGCCGGCCGCagcgacaagctcggcgtcaagctcgaccttAACTCGTGGAAGCTCCCCGCCGTTTGGCGCTGGATCATGCAGGCCGGCGGCATTGCGCCCACTGAGATGGCGCGCACGTTCAACTGCGGTGTCGGCATGGTCATCATTGTCGGTCgcgaccagctcgacgctgcGCTCAAGAGCCTGCGCGAGTCGGGCGAGCCGGACGCGTTCGTCATGGGCGAGGTTAcggacaaggagggcgtcgagtACGTCGGCATGGAGTCGTGGTCGCAGTAGAGAAGATGCTTGAATTGCATCTTGCTTGGATTTTAGATAGGT contains these protein-coding regions:
- a CDS encoding uncharacterized protein (Phosphoribosylglycinamide synthetase, C domain), with amino-acid sequence MAEPTFFPAPATDLTVLLLGSGGREHALAFKLAQSPRVKRVLIAPGNAGTALIGGKVQNVAVPWGGKAGYDTIVKYAQDERVDLVVPGPEQPLVDGAEAVFRKAGIATFGPSPAAALLEGSKALSKDFMARHNIPTAAFKNFTKDQYEDAVAYIKSSPFSSGRCVIKASGLAAGKGVLIPADNAEALEALKTVMVDKEFGDAGDEVVIEECLVGPEISVLAFSDGYTIVPMPAAQDHKRIGEGDTGLNTGGMGAYAPAPVATPEIMKQVLKESLEPTLKGMRQDGHPFVGMLFTGFMLTRDGPKVLEYNVRFGDPETQALMLLLDDETDLAEVMLACVERRLDSVKLGYREGFAVSVVCASEGYPGSYPKGVPITIGETPKGVEVFHAGTGLKDGQLVTEGGRVLAVAAAAPTVRAAVDLAYEGVKAVEFKGKTIRRDIAYRALTADLSGPAPAQGLTYAAAGVDVDAGNALVEAIKPVVKATRRPGADGEIGGFGGAFDLKATGFRDPVLVSGTDGVGTKLRIALQHNKHDTVGIDLVAMCVNDLIVQGAEPLYFLDYFATSKLEVPIAADVITGIARGCLESGCALIGGETAEMPGMYHDGDYDLAGFAVGAAERDEMLPRKDIQSGDVLIGLPSTGPHSNGFSLIRKVVSLKGLDLASPAPWDETMTVGDSLLIPTRLYIKPLLPGIHAKLFKGMSHITGGGFTENIPRVFAGRSDKLGVKLDLNSWKLPAVWRWIMQAGGIAPTEMARTFNCGVGMVIIVGRDQLDAALKSLRESGEPDAFVMGEVTDKEGVEYVGMESWSQ